Genomic segment of Coffea arabica cultivar ET-39 chromosome 1e, Coffea Arabica ET-39 HiFi, whole genome shotgun sequence:
CAGCGCTTGACATCTAATATCCAAACATAGTACAATAACATGGCACAATAACATAGCACAAAGACATCTTCCGTTTCATCCTCTAACAAATCCCCTTCTGCTGCCGCTAGATATGCTCCAAGCGCTTGCAAAGCTGTCCAAAAATGATACATGTCGTCGGTAGGGGCAGGAGGGGAAGGAATACCAATTGATGGAGACATGCTGGACTCTTTCCTCTCACTGAAGTGGGAGCTAATACTGTCAATTTCAAATGACTGAGTATTTACTTCCCCAGGGCTTGAATTGCCAAACTTCCTTGTACGTTTAGGCCTTTTCAGCTTCCCCTTATTCATAGCTTTTCCCCTCTTTGGAGCCACAACCTCAACATGATCATCAGTTGAATCTAATAGGATTGCTCTCTTTCCTTTTTGAAGTTTTGCCATCTTATTTTCCTGCTCACGCTCATCATCAGTATAAAGAGGTGCCTGGCCAGATTTCTGACTATACTTCCCTGATGTTCCCTGATCATGGAACACCTTGGTCAGCACATGAAATTGAAAACAAACACAGAGCCTCTTGTTCTAATGAAGCAGACTTACTTTAGTCAACTCATCTTTAAAGGgtttgagttaaaaaaaaaaaaaaaagaggacacAACACTAATAAATTGCAAGACAAGGCCATTGGGTGTTAGCATGAACCAATTAACCCATACAGAAGCCAATAGATTATACCTTGAAGTAATTTGTAATGCAGAGTTTCAAGTCATTTTCGCCCGAAATGGACTGCACACTATCACAGAGAACGCCAGCTTTATGTCTGGCTGCTGCAAGAATAAAGAAGGCATGATAAGAACCTATAAATCGATTTAACAGGCACAACTAATCAAAATCAGCTACATACCCTTCAAGGAAGACCTTGTACAGGGAGGCATGAATATACGTTTAGTTCAATACAACAGCATTCAACACGAATAGCCAAGTATCTGAGGAAAGGACACAAGGTGTGAGAAAAGGCAGCAATCATCATACTTATGCAATAGCAATGAAATGGAGGCCACATTTCCAAATGAGGGCAGTAAATGCAACAGCACAAGTATGATCAGTCTGGAACAAAATTTTCATTATGTGCTAATTCAGAGCCAGCTACAATGTCATAGAGTAACAGGCAATAGGCATGAAACTTCCAATACAAGCCCTTACACATAAACTCCCAATTACAAGGctaatttctaagaaattcctGGGGAAGTGTTACCatagaaaaaagaacaaaaagttAACTGATTTAATCCGTTTCTTTGGA
This window contains:
- the LOC113699779 gene encoding uncharacterized protein isoform X2 — protein: MPPCTRSSLKARHKAGVLCDSVQSISGENDLKLCITNYFKGTSGKYSQKSGQAPLYTDDEREQENKMAKLQKGKRAILLDSTDDHVEVVAPKRGKAMNKGKLKRPKRTRKFGNSSPGEVNTQSFEIDSISSHFSERKESSMSPSIGIPSPPAPTDDMYHFWTALQALGAYLAAAEGDLLEDETEDVFVLCYCAMLLYYVWILDVKRCGPGPR
- the LOC113699779 gene encoding uncharacterized protein isoform X1 is translated as MPPCTRSSLKAARHKAGVLCDSVQSISGENDLKLCITNYFKGTSGKYSQKSGQAPLYTDDEREQENKMAKLQKGKRAILLDSTDDHVEVVAPKRGKAMNKGKLKRPKRTRKFGNSSPGEVNTQSFEIDSISSHFSERKESSMSPSIGIPSPPAPTDDMYHFWTALQALGAYLAAAEGDLLEDETEDVFVLCYCAMLLYYVWILDVKRCGPGPR